AAGCCGGGCAGCCGCTACAAGAGTGCAATGGCTGAAGGATGGACAATTCCAAAGCACACCTATGATCGTGCAGCAGCCCAAGGTTTTGCGGTTGATAGCTCTGCATACTGGGACTATTATGGCCGCGTGCTTGTCTTTGACCCAACAGACAACTCTGTGAAGTCCTACATCGAAGGTGGTCCGTACATCACCGATGCACAAGCAGTTCCCGGACAATACCCAGAAAAGCACCTTTCGAATCCTGATGGCATTGGTTTCCTCTACGTGAATGGCAAGACATTCATGGTGATCGAAGAGGATCTCAACGGTATCAACTTTGGTCGTATGCCGAACACGGGTATGCGCGGAACGAACTGCGAAGCATGGTTGCTTGATATGTCCAAGGCACCAACAATTGACAACCTCTACCGACTTGCGATCTCGCCGTACGGATCTGAAATCACAGGCTTTGCCTCATTCGACGATGGTAACACGGTTCTCATCAACTCCCAACACCCAGACAATGCAACGATCGGCGATGCAGCAGCAAAGAACTCGCTGACCTTTGCGATCACTGGCATGAAGCAACTCGTGAGCAGCATCGATAAGGATCAAGAGGATCGCCCACAGGGTGTGGTAAACGTCTTCCCGAATCCAACGTCATCCCAACTCAACTTCTCTGAGCCAACAGACGCAGCTCTCTATGATGCATCCGGTGCTCGCGTGCGTGTTGTTCGCAATGCCACTACGGTTGATATCGCAGATCTTGCAGCCGGAGTGTACTACATCCGCACAACGGGCGGCGCAACACAACAGGTTGTGATCCAGCGCTAAGTCACACGCTTCCCTTCTTCGAAGAGTGCGGGACCGATGGTCATTAGACCGTCGGTCCCGTCTTTGTCATCGGCCTTATCCGATCGTTCCCATGAAACAGTCTCTCCTCGCCCTTCTCACCATCGCCGCCATCCCGTTCCTAATAGCATGGCTTGTTCCGGATGAACATGTCATACGTCGTGAGTCCATTCGATCACTCCTCACCGAGATCTCTTCGAAGCTTCGGTCACGTAGTGTTGAATTCGACGATGTGTGTTTGGTTGCGCAATCAACATCGGATCTACTCACGCTCAGAACGTCATACGCTGATCTCCGCATAGCGTACAAATCAGCAGAGCCCCTTCTCGAATACATTGACCCGATATCTGTTACGACCTATATCAACGGGGCGCCCCTTCCCAAGCTCGATGTGAAATCGCAATTCGTTGATGTCCTTGAACCTCAAGGACTCCAGGTGATCGATGAACTACTCTATGGCGATGACACCCTTACAAGTGAAGACCTACAACAACTACGAGTATTGTCATCGAGTCTGCGCACTTCATTGCAAGCAGTTACGGGATTGATGATCACGGCACCATGGACAGACAGAATGATCATCGAGGCGGCACGTTCGGGTGTGATGCGTATCACAACAATGGGCATCACGGGGTTCGACCGCCCTGCTTCCGACCCAAGGATCATAGATGATCTCCCTGCTCTTGAGACTGTCAGACGTATGGCCGAACTCTTCCGTCAGGCTTTGGCGTCCCGTGGAGGAAAGGTTGCTCTTGTTGACATCGTCACGGAACTCATTGATTCCGCATCCTTAACCCTGAGATCATCCACATTCGATGACCTCGACCGAGCCGAGTTCATCCGCACTACACTCGATCCGCTCTATGGACGGCTCCTGAGCATCCAATTGGCATTGGAGATCGAACTATCCACGGAGATCGGTCCATCCGAGATCATCGTCAACCCTACAGCGAGAAGCATGTTTGCAACAGATGTGCTCTACCCTTCGGCATCAAGTGGGATCACACGTGCTTCGATCACGCCGAACCTTGTTGAACTTGGAAGAACGTTGTTCTTCGATCCCATTCTCTCGGCAACAGGAGAGCGTGCCTGTGCATCATGCCATGATCCGGCGCATGGGTTTACCGACGGACGACGAGCAAGTATGGCTATGGGTCGGACCGGAACACTCGATCGCAACACACCAACGCTCATCAATGCAGTTCACTCCCGACGGTTCTTTTCTGATCTTCTGGCAATGCGCGTACGCGACGTGATCGCACATGTTGTGACCAATGAAAAGGAATTCAACTCTACGTTATTGGAGATGGTTGGCAGACTCCGCACGTCTGATGAGTACATCTCACTCTTTTCGCAGGCCTTTGGCGGTAAAGGTCCGGCATCGGTTGATGCAACTAATGTGGGCATTGCTATAAGTGCATACCTAACAACATTGGTCTCATTTGACTCTCGGTTCGACAAGTATTTGCGAGGTGAAGCGGTATCTATTTCCGCATCGGAACGGCGCGGATTCTCCCTCTTCACTGGCAGGGCTGCATGTGCATCCTGTCACTTCCCACCAACCTATGCAGGATACGTTCCACCGTCATTCATCGATAGCGAATCCGAGATCATCGGTGTGCCACTTCGACACGATACGGTGAAGGCCATTGCTGATCCCGACCCGGGAAGGGCAGGCGGGATCGACCGCGAGAATGCTCTTATTTATCGCGGCTCATTCAAAACGCCAACCGTCCGCAACATTGCACTGACTGCCCCCTACTTCCATAATGGTGCCTATACGAATCTTGAGGATGTTGTGGATCTCTATGCTCGAGGTGGTGGACGTGGGATCGGCCTTGATGTGCCCTTTCAAACTTTGCCATTTGACAACCTGAACCTCAGCACTCAGGACCGTACAGATCTCATTGCATTCATGAACGCTCTCACAGATACTACAGGGCTTACAAGGCGTCCGTCGCGTCTCCCCAAGGTCTCCACTCCCTCATTACGCGATAGAGTGATAGGGGGCGAGTACTGAGCGTTCTTCCTAACTTGGAATATGAAACGCCTCCTTGTTGCTCTGTCCTTCGTGGTGATGCTCGCTCTACCTGCACATGCGGTAGATACCGTTCGGGTCTGCACATACAACATCCTGAAATTCTCCCAGGACAACGAAGACGGTAGGATACCGCAGTTCAAGAGAGTTCTCGACAGCATCCGACCTCACATCATGCTGAGTCAGGAAGTAGAGGACAACACGGCCGGACCCCGCTTTGTATCGGAAGTATTCACATGGGCTCCCTTCGCTTCGATCCCCTTCGTAGATGGTCCGGACACGGACCACATGGTCTTCTACAACCAGTCGATGTTCGATCTTGTTAGCTCACGGGTGATCCCTACAGAGTTGCGCAACATTCAAGAAGTAGTACTTGCACTGCGTCCACACGATCAAACCTTGGCAGATACAATCGTCCTGTATTCTGTCCACTTGAAAGCATCAGATGGCTCAGCAGAGGCAGCACAGCGATTGCGGGAGATCAACACATTGATCGCTACACTCACTACCAGACCTCACGTGATGATCTGTGGTGACTTTAATATTTATGGTCCAACTGAAGCTGCCTACACTGCCCTTGTTGGCCCAACAGCAACCAGGCGTTTTGTAGACCCACTTGGTAACTCGTGGCGCCGCAACGATGCCTCGTTCTCCAAGATTTACACACAATGCACACGCAAAACAACACTTGGCTCATGCGGCGGTGGTGTTGATGGAGGCGTAGATGATCGGTTCGATCTCTTGCTAGCGAGTCAGGAACTCAGCTCGCGAGTACTTCCTCAGACGTACACGTCATTTGGTAATGACGGACTTGCTCGACTCAATGAGTCTATCGACGAACCAACGAACACACTTGTCAGTGCTGAGATGGCCGCCGCTCTCAAGTGTGCCTCGGATCATCTACCGTCCTACGTAGACGTGATCCTGGGAGATGTTCAAGCAGGTGTGGATGAAGGCGAGAATGCACTACTCACTGCGCACTGGCAAGCCCCCTACCTAAAGGTGGGAGGAATGCAGATCGGTGAACAGTATCGTGTGTTTTCGTCGACAGGAGTTCTGATAGCCACGATCACAGCACAGAACACTGAACAGCGGATCATGCTTTCAACAGTAGCAAGCGGTGTCTATTCGATCGTTGGTCTACGATCGCAGATCCGTTTCGCTGTCACTCGTTAGTAGATCGACGCTTCGATACCGGCCCTGAACCAACGTGGTGCGATCGGCACCCATCCGGCCTCGATCATGGAGGTGTTCCAAAGATTGGATGCCTCGGCAAGAATGCGAACGCCGCCAAAAGCACGTTGAAGTCGGAGATCACCGATACTCCGCATTACGCCATCTGTATAGCGCTCTACGATTCGCACAGTGAACGTACACAAAACGTCCAGTGGCATCGTAACATCTGCTCGGATGATGCTCTGCCACCGAAGTTGATCACGTGTATAGCGGGTTTGAGCATTGGCCGTTGATTCCACGGATGCAAAGTTCACGGTCCACTGAAGCATGGTAAGGGGCGATGCATTCCACAGACGTTGCACGGGGATCGTTACAACACCTTCTATCCCTTGGATATCTACTGACTCAATGTTCTCAGCCACATAGATGTTTCCGGTATCCAGTACGTAGTCGATAAGATCACGTCCATTGCGTATGAAACCCGATGCACGAAACTCAATGTTCTCGACCAATACGCTGCCACCAAGTTCTGCTGTGATCGCATGCTCAGGAAGCAGCGCTGCATTGCCGCGCGTTGTTGGATCCTTGTAGTAGAGCTCTGTGTACGTTGGGATGCGGAAGGAGCGATTCACAGTAGCGAAAACCCTAAGGTCTACTGTAGGACGCCACTGCAGATCCGCGCCATATCCAACGCCGGGGGTACGGTCGCTGAAGCCCGTGATGTTGGCACCAACCGTAGCAAAGACATCTGACGTCAAAGGTGCACGGATCTCAGCGGACACACCTCCGCGCACGCGATCGTGGTCGCCAAGGTTGGAGCTGACGATGTTGTCTGCTCCGCCTTCTGCCCCTAACGTGAGTGTTGCGAACGAGTAGGTTCCAGTTACAAGGGCAGTAACCGTGGCTGAGTGCGTAGTGTGTGTGTTACGGTAGAACGCCGGATCATCTCTCTTGAGGAGGAATTCATCGGTGTTCGTTCTGTAGAGTCCAGCTACGCTCATAGTCCAGATTTCTGAAAGGGGCGTTGCAACCCGCAGACCGGCCAACCATGTAAGCGTGTGCTCCCAAGCATCCGGAAAGCGAGGAGAATAAAACAACCCCGCACCAAAGCTCTTATCAACGATGCCACCCAACCAGTTCACTGTTGTTTCAGCGGTTGTCAGACCGCCGCTCAAAAACGCCGAGCCGAGTTTGAGGTCGGTGGACTGACGATATCCATTGTGTTTCACGTATTGTCCGGAAAGCACGTTGTGAACATCTCCTGTGAGAAGCGCAGCAGATGCACGACCTTCCAGATATCCGAAGTCTCCGCCGATCACCGAACCTGTTGACGATGATGCCGTAGGTATCCGTGGAATGATATTCACCACACCGTCCATTGCACCCGGACCAAAGAGTCGAGATGCGCCCCCTTTCACCACCTCTATCCGATCAATGTCTAAGGGGGCCAATGGCAGATTCAACTGATGATGACCCGTTTGCGGATCGGTTAGGCGCATACCATTCAAGAGCATTGTTGTCTGCTCATACGATCCACCACGAATGGAAACGTCCGATTGAGCGCCGTATGGTCCACGTGTGCGTAAGTCTACACCCGGGACAAAGACAAGTGCATCTTGGATACTGCGTACCGGCAGACGCTGAAGATCGTGGGCATGCATCACATCCACGGTACGTGCCACGTTGCTGAGTTCCAGTGGGACGCGTGATGCGGTGACAACCACCGTTGGACGTGTTGGGATGGTGTCCACCCTTGTTGAATCAACAACAAAGGCGGAACACACAGAAGCAGACGATAGGAGAAGCGCGAAAAGTGGTGATAGTCTGCGCATCTATTGACCCAACAACCAGGCGAAGATCAGAGGAGCAACGATGGTGGCATCGGACTCGATGATGAACTTCGGTGTATTGATGTCGAGCTTACCCCATGTGATCTTCTCGTTCGGTACAGCACCTGAATACGATCCATAGGATGTGGTGCTATCCGAGATCTGGCAGAAGTACGACCAGAACGGCACATCGTGCCATTCGAGGTCTTGATACATCATCGGAACAACGCAGATCGGGAAATCGCCGGCGATACCGCCACCGATCTGGAAGAAGCCCACGCCTTTGCCCGTTGAGTTCGCACGATACCATTCGGTGAGCCACATCATGTAGTCGATGCCACTCTTCATCGTGGTCGAAACAAGCTCGCCCTTGATGCAGTAGGAGGCAAAGATGTTGCCCATAGTGGAGTCTTCCCACCCCGGACAGATGATGGGGAGGTTCTTCTCGGCTGCGGCAAGCATCCACGAGTTCTTTGGATCGATCTCATAATACTGCTCCATTTCCTTGCTGAGCAGCATCTTGTACATGTATTCATGTGGCAGATAGCGTTCTCCGGCATCTTGTGCATTCTTCCACTGCTTGAAGATGTGCTTCTGGATCCTTCGGAATGCTTCTTCTTCCGGGATGCATGTATCTGTTACACGGTTGAAGCCCCCTTCAAGAAGGTCCCATTCATCCTGTGGAGACAGGTCTCGATAGTTCGGAACCCGTTTGTAGTGCGAGCGCGCTACAAGATTCATGATGTCTTCTTCAAGGTTGGCACCGGTACAAGAGATGATCTGCACCTTGTCCTGGCGGATCATTTCTGCGAGGGAGATGCCCAGCTCGGCTGTGCTCATGGCACCGGCAAGGGTCACCATCATCTTGCCGCCTTCGGCAAGGTGGGTTTCATACCCCTTGGCTGCATCCACCAAGGCTGCTGCGTTGAAGTGTAGGTAGTTCTTTTCGATGAACTGTGAGATAGGTCCGCGTTGCATGGGGTGTCTCCAAAAGTGGCGTGCAAAACTAGGTATATTGACTACATGGACATCGTTCAACCTTGGCAACGACTTGTTGCCATCTCCTCACTCCTTCTGGCTATTGTAGCCGGCGGGTTCATCCTGCATACGCTCAATGGCATTCTTTTGCCATTTGTTCTGGCCGGATTCCTGTCAATGGTCTTCAAACCGCTGGTGCACAAGCTTCGAGCCTGGCGAGTCCCGTTTCCCCTTGTTATGCTCACGGTGATGCTCATTGCCGCCGGATCCTTATGGCTTATCTATCTCATCATCTCCCTCGGCGTTGAGCAATTCGCGTCTACCTCCGATTACTACCTCCAGCAATTGAAGACCGTCACCTCTGATATTGAACACTCGGTAGGTTCACTCATGCGAACGGTAGGGGGCAAGGGGTCCTTCAAACTCGGAAGTCTTCTTACGCCGGAGTCGGCAACGAATTTTGCAACGGGACAGGTAGGCACGCTCCTTACCATTGTGAGCGACGGAGTGATGGTGTTGCTGTACCTGCTCTTCATGCTCGGCGCGAGCGAAGCATTTCCCGGCAAGATCGCTTCGGCTTTTCGTGGCGAGCGGGCAACTGTTGTTCTGCAGCTCTTTGAAACGCTGAATACACGCGTCCGCACGTACCTCGTGATGAAGACGGTCTTTAATCTCATCAATGCGGTTATTGCCTACATCATTCTTCTTGCATTCGACGTCGATTTCGCCCCCTTGATTGCACTGCTCACCTTCCTGTTTCATTACATACCCAACATCGGTTCACTGTTCACAACGATCCTCCCGGCATTCGTGTACCTTCTGCAGACCGGAAGCGTTCCGCAGGCATTGATACTCGCGTTGATCCTTGTTGTGATCCAGAACATCATCGGCAACGTGATCGAACCAAAGGTGATGGGCGATCGCTTGGAGCTAAGTCCAGTAGTTGTTCTCTTCTCCCTTCTCTTCTGGGGCTGGATGTGGGGCATTGTTGGAATGATCCTTTCGATCCCGATCATGTCTGCCCTGAAGGCACTGCTAGAGACAATTCCATCTACAAGGCCACTAGCGATCCTCATGGGGTCCGGGGCAACACCGACGGTCGTTACTCCACCTACACCGTAACTTTGCACGATGCGAATTGAAGTCCGTAACGTGACCGTATCCTATGACGGTATCCCGGCACTCAACGATGCCTCGTTGACCATTGACGGAAGCGGCGTTGTGATGCTCACGGGGCCTACCGGAGCCGGTAAGACAACACTCCTGCGTCTGTTGTATGGAGACCTGTTACCAACACAGGGCACAGTACTCATCGATGATGCGCCGACGGCATCACTGCGCCCTTCACAAAAGCGCGCCATTCGCAGACGTCAGGGCATCGTTCAGCAGAACTGCAAACTTGTCTCCGACTATTCTGTCTTTGACAACGTTCTCATGCCCTATGCACTAGCAGGTCTCTCAAAGGCCGATGCAACGAGGGAGTGTCTCGGACTGCTGGCAGACATGAACATCAGCTATGTCCGACACAAGTTCCCCCATCAATTGTCCGGCGGAGAACGTCACCTCGTTGCCCTTGCACGAGCCATCGCCACCAAACCCGAGATCCTCATCGCCGATGAACCCACCGGTACGCTTGATGACGTTACCAGTGCAAGTGTGGCCAAGACCCTCCGATACTGTGTTGAAGGTGGAATGGCCCTTGTGATATCCACGCACAGCAGCGGGCTTGTGTCTGCGTTCCCCGAAGCAACGATCTGCTCGATCAATGACGGAGTTATCAAGATCCACGATCCACAGATCCAGGAGACAATCGCATGACGCGGATCGCTCTTATCGGCTATGGAGCCATGGGTCATGAGATCGAACGGCTCGCCCCCTCCCTTGGATGTGATGTGACGAGGATCTTTGATGAACATCGACCGCTCACGGTAGATGGTCCCAACGAATTCGATGTAGCGATAGATTTCACTCAACCGGACGCCGTCCTTCAGAATGTTCGTACCCTCTGTGCTATGAAGAAGTCCATTGTGATCGGCACAACGGGCTGGTACGATCACCTTGCAGAGGTTAGGGGGCTAGTTGAATCCGCCCAGATCGGATGTGTATGGGGCTCGAATTTTAGCGTCGGCGTCCAAATGTTCCTACGCATCGTGCGGGCCGCGGCGATCATGGCACACGATGAACCCTCGTACGACGTTATGGTACACGAGTGGCACCACCACCGCAAGAAAGACAGTCCAAGTGGCACTGCACTTACAGTTGCCAATGTCATCCTTGATGAAATGTTGCGTAAGGACCATATCGTGAGCGAGACACAACACGGAAAGATCGACCCATCGGCGCTGCATGTTACGTCAACCAGAGGCGGTGAGGTGGTTGGCAAACACGTTGTGGTGCTCGATAGTGCCTTTGACTCCATTGACATCGTTCACAATGCAAAGAACAGAAGCGGATTTGCTCATGGTTCGCTTGTTGCAGCCAATTGGATAGCAGACAAGAAGGGCTTCTACGATTTCTCTGAGGTATTTCCTCAGATAACCGAGAGTCGGTCATGATAGCCCCTTCCTCCTTCCTCTTTGCTTTGATCGTTGCACTTGGTGGGTATACTCCCCAACAGACCAGGCCCACCCCATCAGTTCGTTTCGACCCTCCCGTGGTGAGTGTTGTGCGAGACTCAACGGGTTTTGTGCAGGCAATGGTGAACGTGTTCAGTGTTAAGGGGGACAGCATCCGCATCACGGGCATAAAGGGCTCTTGCGGCTGCGCCAACGCGTCTGTACAACGTCCGGTGATGACAGACAGCATTCCCGGCAAGATCTACCTCGCGATCAATGCCGGACACTTCACCGATTCCTTGAACTACGTTGATTACACCATCACCCATACCGGTTCTGGATCTCCATCCGGTTATCGTGTGGTTGTTCGTCTACCAAAGGATAAGCGATGAAGTACTGGCTCGTGAAATCCGAACCGGAGGTTTACTCCTGGGACCAGTTTGTGAAGGATAAGAGAACATTCTGGGACGGCATTCGGAACTATCAAGCTCGCAACAACATGCGCGAGATGGACAAGGGCGACCAAGTGATCTTCTATCATTCCGGAGATGAACGTTCAGCTGTAGGGATCGCCGAGGTGGTCAAGACCGCCTACCAAGACCCCACAACAGAGGATGAAGCCTGGGTGGTTGTTGATCTCAAACCCGTACGTCCCCTCAAGAATCCTGTCACGCTTGCAACCATAAAATCCACAAAGGGATTTGAGAACATCGCCCTGGTAAAGCAAGGGAGATTAAGCGTGTTGCCGTTGACGAAGAAAGAGTTTGAGTTAATTCAGAACAGCGAAGAGTGAACAGCGAACAGTGAACACAGAACAGCGAATACAGAGAGAGCCCTTACCGAATTAGTGGTGAGGGCTCTCTTCATTTTCTGTGTTCTGTGTTCTGTGTTCGCTGTTCTGTGTTCGCTGTTCTGTGTTCTGCGTTCGCTGTTCTGCGTTCGCTGTTACCCTCGCAGCGCCTTCTTCAAGAACTCCACATCTTGGCGGACCTTTTTATCCGTGTCGATGTAGTTAAGGATCTGCTGGCAGGAGTGCAGGACCGTAGTATGATCACGACCGCCGAAGTGCATGCCGATGCTCTTGAGCGACGTTTGCGTGAGTTGCTTGGAGAGGTACATGCACATCTGGCGTGCAAGGACGATCTCGTGTTTGCGGGTCTTTGCGGAGAGAAGTGCTTGGTCGAGGTTGTAATAGGCCGACACTTCCTTCTTGATATCGTCGATGGTCATGGTCCGCGATGATGCAGAGTTCGACACACCGCGAACAACTTCCTTTGCTAGTTCGATCGTGAGTTCACGATTATCGAGCGAGACCTTGGCGAGGAGTGAAATCAGGCAGCCTTCTAGTTCACGAACGCTTGATGTTACGTGTCTGCCAACATATTCAAGGATGTCGCCCGGAAGGTCCATGCCTTCTTCCATGCTCTTCTGCTGAAGGATGGCGATCCGCGTTTCGAGGTCAGGGGGCTGAATGTCTGTGGTCAAGCCCCATTGGAAACGCGAGATAAGTCGTTCATCCAAGTCCGCGAGATCCTTTGGTTGCTTATCACTGGTAAGGATAAGCTGACGTCCATCTTGATGCAGGGCATTGAAGGTATGGAAGAACATATCCTGCGTCTTTTCCTTACCACCCAGGAACTGGATATCATCAACGATCAGTACGTCCACTCCACGATAAAAATTCGTGAAGTCAGGGATCTTATTCGTCTGGATCGCATTGATATACTCCATCGTGAACTTCTCTGAGTTCGTATAGAGTACACGTGCATTGGGATTGCGCTGGAGAACTCGATTACCAATGGCCTGCACAAGGTGCGTCTTCCCAAGTCCTGTTGGACCGTAGATCACCAGTGGATTGAACTTCGTTCCGCCCGGATTGTCTGCCACTGCGATAGCGGCCGACGTTGCGAGTTGATTGTTCTCTCCGCGAATGAAGTTCTCGAACGTATAGCGAGGATTGAAATACGTTGGGTAGTGAGCTGTTGGGCCGGTCTTCGGCTGCGAAACCTTTGATTCAGAGAACGGAAGTGACGGCTGACTTGCGCCACGCAGGCCGGGGAGTTTCACCGTGCGTTTCTCCGGTGTGGAAGCCCCTTCATCAACAAGGACTTCAAACTGCAGTTTTGCTTTCGGACCAAGGACCTTTTGAACAGTCTTTTGGAGAAGCGATGCATAGTGCTGTTCGATCCACTCGTAGAAGAAATGGCTCGGGAGTTCCAAGGTGAGTTGGATACCGTCCCACTTAATCGGACGCATCTTCTCGAACCAGGTCTTGAATACCTGATCGGAAACGTTATCGCGTATGATGCCTAAGCATTGAGACCAGAGTCCTTCTGCATCCGACGCGCCGAGGTGTGCAGTGCTCCGGCCCATCCCCTTTGTACCTGCTATTGTCGTCATACTACCGGCAGATGTATCTGCCGCAAACAAGTTCAGCGTCTCAGTCTTTTTCACCCAAAAATTCCTCCACCGCAACGTGCGCTTACTGAACACTTTGTTGCGGCGATGTGGACCGCCCCGTTTCAGATCCTCATAGATCGTCGACTATTTGGCTTTTCCACACCGCCGTCCCTTTTTCGAGGGGGTGCAAAATTGAACGCCGGAGGCCATCGCTACAAGGGAAAAAGTTGGTCGGTGTGAACTTTTTTCCCTTGCTTTTCTGCGTTATGCGTTAAGTGGGAGTAAACATTGGGCCTTTGCGCATTCGGCACGGCAATTGCGCCTGATCGAGCCCGAAATGAGCGTTGGTCCTGCGTATCTTCGTCACTTCATCGCACACAGCACAACAATATGTCAGAAACGGCAGAACCGAACGCAAAGGTTGGACACGAAATGGGATTTCTCGATCATCTCGAGGAATTGCGTTCCCGTTTGTTCAAAGCAGTAGTAGGCATTCTGATCGGCTGTGTGATCGTTGGGTTCTATGGCGACGAAGTGATGAACATCATCCTTCTTCGGCCTGCACTTGAAGCCAACGTAAAACTTCAAAACATCGAACCGTTCGGTCAGGCCTTCCTATACTTCAAAGTGATCTTCCTTTGTGGGATCATTCTCGCGTTTCCGTGGGTGTTGTATCAGGTATGGGGCTTTGTGGCACCGGGGTTGTACATGACAGAGCGGAAGTGGGCTGGACGGATCACCGTGATCACGTCTCTGTGCTTCCTAGCGGGCGTGGCGTTTGGGTACTTCCTTCTCGTTCCCAGCATGATGTCCTATGTGTCACAGTTCGCCAATCCGAACATTGAGAACAACATCGCTGTTGGCAACTACTTCAGCTTCCTCGTGAACATGCTCCTGGCTTCCGGACTGATCTTTGAACTGCCGATGGTGACCTTTGTGCTAGCGCGCGTTGGTGTTGTCTCGGCGAAGCTCATGTCCACCTATCGCAGACATTCAATCGTTGTCATCCTCATCCTGGCAGCCGTCATCACACCTTCACCGGACCCAGTCTCGCAGCTCATGGTAGCTGTTCCGCTTTGGATCCTATTCGAGATCAGTGTGGTGATAGCGAGATTTGCCAATCCGAAACCCAAACCATGAACGCCACGTCGATCAAAGACATCAGCGCCTCTGTTTCGTCTGAGCTTGAACAGTTCGACGGGTATCTGCGCGAGCAGATGCGCTCAAAGGCAGCCTTGCTCGATACGGTGATCCGCTACATCCTTCGTCAACGTGGCAAACGTGTCCGCCCGGCACTGGTCTTCCTTGCCGCCGGCGCATGTGGCGGTATCACAGACCGCGCCTACGTTGGTGCGGCAATGGTTGAGTTACTGCATACCGCAACACTTGTTCACGACGATGTAGTGGATCAGGCCGATGAGCGCCGTGGAATGGCGTCCATCAATGCTGTATGGAAAAACAAGGTAGCCGTTCTTGTTGGAGATTTCTTTCTCTCCAAGGGGCTCCTCATCGCCGTTCACAGCAATGAATTCGATTATCTGCGCGTTACCAGCGAAGCAGTACGCAGAATGAGCGAAGGCGAATTGCTTCAGATCCAGAAGAGCAGACAAAAGACATTGGACGAAGAGACGTACTTCAAGATCATCTCCGATAAAACAGCGTCACTCATCTCCACCTGCTGCGAGATCGGCGCAATATCGGCCTCTACAGACCCCGCCATTCGAGCTGCCCTTTCTCAGTTCGGCGAACTGACAGGCCTTGCCTTCCAGATCCGAGACGACGTATTGGACTATACCTCCAGGAGCAGCATTCTCGGTAAGCCTGTTGGAAACGATATCCGCGAAGGCAAGATCACACTGCCACTGCTCTACGCTGCGAAGAACGCTCCTGCCTCCGAAGCGAAGGCAGCTATCAAGATCGTGAAGTCCAAACGCGGCAATCGAAAGGATATCGATGCCGTACAGAAGTTCGTAGCAACGTATGAGGGAACGAAACTGGCGCAGGAAAAGGCAACGGAGTTGCAACAACAGGCGGTCTCGTCCCTCGTCATTCTCCCCGAATCCGTTTTCAAGACGGCTCTCATTGACTTTGCTCATTTTGTTGTCACACGTACGTCGTGACCTTTCTTTCGAGGTGAACTCATGAACATGCCATCCTCACAATCATTT
This region of Ignavibacteria bacterium genomic DNA includes:
- a CDS encoding TonB-dependent receptor, whose amino-acid sequence is MRRLSPLFALLLSSASVCSAFVVDSTRVDTIPTRPTVVVTASRVPLELSNVARTVDVMHAHDLQRLPVRSIQDALVFVPGVDLRTRGPYGAQSDVSIRGGSYEQTTMLLNGMRLTDPQTGHHQLNLPLAPLDIDRIEVVKGGASRLFGPGAMDGVVNIIPRIPTASSSTGSVIGGDFGYLEGRASAALLTGDVHNVLSGQYVKHNGYRQSTDLKLGSAFLSGGLTTAETTVNWLGGIVDKSFGAGLFYSPRFPDAWEHTLTWLAGLRVATPLSEIWTMSVAGLYRTNTDEFLLKRDDPAFYRNTHTTHSATVTALVTGTYSFATLTLGAEGGADNIVSSNLGDHDRVRGGVSAEIRAPLTSDVFATVGANITGFSDRTPGVGYGADLQWRPTVDLRVFATVNRSFRIPTYTELYYKDPTTRGNAALLPEHAITAELGGSVLVENIEFRASGFIRNGRDLIDYVLDTGNIYVAENIESVDIQGIEGVVTIPVQRLWNASPLTMLQWTVNFASVESTANAQTRYTRDQLRWQSIIRADVTMPLDVLCTFTVRIVERYTDGVMRSIGDLRLQRAFGGVRILAEASNLWNTSMIEAGWVPIAPRWFRAGIEASIY
- a CDS encoding deoxyhypusine synthase family protein, producing the protein MQRGPISQFIEKNYLHFNAAALVDAAKGYETHLAEGGKMMVTLAGAMSTAELGISLAEMIRQDKVQIISCTGANLEEDIMNLVARSHYKRVPNYRDLSPQDEWDLLEGGFNRVTDTCIPEEEAFRRIQKHIFKQWKNAQDAGERYLPHEYMYKMLLSKEMEQYYEIDPKNSWMLAAAEKNLPIICPGWEDSTMGNIFASYCIKGELVSTTMKSGIDYMMWLTEWYRANSTGKGVGFFQIGGGIAGDFPICVVPMMYQDLEWHDVPFWSYFCQISDSTTSYGSYSGAVPNEKITWGKLDINTPKFIIESDATIVAPLIFAWLLGQ
- a CDS encoding AI-2E family transporter, translated to MDIVQPWQRLVAISSLLLAIVAGGFILHTLNGILLPFVLAGFLSMVFKPLVHKLRAWRVPFPLVMLTVMLIAAGSLWLIYLIISLGVEQFASTSDYYLQQLKTVTSDIEHSVGSLMRTVGGKGSFKLGSLLTPESATNFATGQVGTLLTIVSDGVMVLLYLLFMLGASEAFPGKIASAFRGERATVVLQLFETLNTRVRTYLVMKTVFNLINAVIAYIILLAFDVDFAPLIALLTFLFHYIPNIGSLFTTILPAFVYLLQTGSVPQALILALILVVIQNIIGNVIEPKVMGDRLELSPVVVLFSLLFWGWMWGIVGMILSIPIMSALKALLETIPSTRPLAILMGSGATPTVVTPPTP
- a CDS encoding ATP-binding cassette domain-containing protein; amino-acid sequence: MRIEVRNVTVSYDGIPALNDASLTIDGSGVVMLTGPTGAGKTTLLRLLYGDLLPTQGTVLIDDAPTASLRPSQKRAIRRRQGIVQQNCKLVSDYSVFDNVLMPYALAGLSKADATRECLGLLADMNISYVRHKFPHQLSGGERHLVALARAIATKPEILIADEPTGTLDDVTSASVAKTLRYCVEGGMALVISTHSSGLVSAFPEATICSINDGVIKIHDPQIQETIA
- the dapB gene encoding 4-hydroxy-tetrahydrodipicolinate reductase, which codes for MTRIALIGYGAMGHEIERLAPSLGCDVTRIFDEHRPLTVDGPNEFDVAIDFTQPDAVLQNVRTLCAMKKSIVIGTTGWYDHLAEVRGLVESAQIGCVWGSNFSVGVQMFLRIVRAAAIMAHDEPSYDVMVHEWHHHRKKDSPSGTALTVANVILDEMLRKDHIVSETQHGKIDPSALHVTSTRGGEVVGKHVVVLDSAFDSIDIVHNAKNRSGFAHGSLVAANWIADKKGFYDFSEVFPQITESRS